Proteins co-encoded in one Prescottella sp. R16 genomic window:
- a CDS encoding VOC family protein has translation MEILSSRTILRPRDYEVTLSFYRDVLGLAIAREYPGGTVFFAGQGLIEVTSHGGSGLECRFTGALWLQVRNLADAHTELVRAEIPIVREPQLEPWGLREMWIADPDDIPIVLVQIPEDHPIRRDLR, from the coding sequence GTGGAAATTCTCAGCAGCCGGACGATCCTGCGTCCCCGCGACTACGAGGTGACGCTGTCGTTCTACCGGGACGTGCTCGGCCTGGCGATCGCCCGCGAGTATCCGGGCGGGACGGTGTTCTTCGCGGGCCAGGGCCTGATCGAGGTGACGTCGCACGGCGGGTCGGGGCTGGAGTGCCGGTTCACGGGCGCCCTGTGGCTGCAGGTACGCAACCTCGCCGACGCCCACACCGAACTGGTGCGGGCGGAGATCCCGATCGTGCGGGAACCACAGCTCGAACCGTGGGGCCTGCGCGAGATGTGGATCGCGGACCCCGACGACATCCCGATCGTGCTGGTGCAGATTCCGGAAGATCACCCCATCCGACGCGACCTGCGCTGA
- a CDS encoding inorganic phosphate transporter, translated as MTAELVVLLVVVVTALAFDFTNGFHDTGNAMATSIATGALRPKVAVALSATLNLIGAFLSVEVAATVAKGVVNLGTVSGEALLLIVFAGLVGGILWNLATWLFGLPSSSSHALFGGLIGAAIASIGMNGVEWGGVLGKVIVPALLAPVVAALVAAVGTKLIYRITHAVPEKTRSKGFRVGQVGTASLVSLAHGTNDAQKTMGVIFLALVAHGSITADAEMPFWVKFSCAVAIALGTYLGGWRIIRTLGKGLVEISAPQGMAAESSSAAIILTSSHFGLPLSTTHVATGSILGTGLGRKGAEVRWGVAGRMAVAWLITLPSAGIVGAICWALAHVIGGLPGVLVVFALLVALSAFMYVRSRREPIDPDNVNAEWDGGLTPAADTSGSDTPAAVTNRPGRSLDTDHPASGT; from the coding sequence GTGACCGCAGAGCTTGTCGTTCTCTTGGTGGTGGTCGTCACTGCCCTCGCATTCGACTTCACGAACGGCTTCCACGACACCGGGAACGCGATGGCCACATCCATCGCCACCGGCGCGCTCCGCCCCAAGGTGGCGGTGGCACTCTCGGCAACCCTCAATCTGATCGGCGCATTCCTCTCGGTGGAGGTTGCGGCGACGGTCGCGAAGGGTGTGGTCAATCTCGGTACCGTCAGCGGCGAGGCTCTGCTGTTGATCGTGTTCGCCGGACTGGTCGGCGGCATCCTGTGGAATCTGGCGACGTGGCTGTTCGGTTTGCCGTCGAGTTCGTCGCACGCCCTGTTCGGTGGCCTGATCGGTGCGGCGATCGCGTCGATCGGCATGAACGGTGTCGAGTGGGGTGGGGTGCTCGGCAAGGTCATCGTTCCGGCACTGCTCGCCCCCGTCGTCGCGGCGCTCGTCGCGGCGGTCGGCACGAAGCTGATCTACCGGATCACCCACGCCGTCCCCGAGAAGACCCGCAGCAAGGGGTTCCGGGTCGGCCAGGTCGGCACCGCGTCCCTCGTCTCGCTCGCGCACGGCACCAACGACGCCCAGAAGACGATGGGCGTCATCTTCCTGGCCCTGGTAGCGCACGGCTCGATCACCGCGGACGCCGAGATGCCGTTCTGGGTCAAGTTCAGCTGCGCGGTCGCGATCGCGCTCGGCACCTACCTGGGTGGCTGGCGCATCATCCGCACGCTCGGCAAGGGCCTGGTGGAGATCTCCGCACCGCAGGGCATGGCCGCCGAATCCTCGTCCGCCGCGATCATCCTCACCTCGAGCCATTTCGGGCTGCCGCTGTCGACGACGCATGTGGCGACCGGCTCGATCCTCGGTACCGGGCTCGGACGCAAGGGCGCCGAGGTGCGCTGGGGTGTGGCCGGGCGGATGGCCGTCGCATGGCTGATCACTCTGCCGTCGGCCGGTATCGTGGGCGCGATCTGCTGGGCACTGGCCCACGTGATCGGTGGTCTTCCCGGCGTTCTCGTCGTGTTCGCCCTGCTCGTCGCACTGTCCGCTTTCATGTACGTGCGCTCGCGCCGCGAGCCGATCGACCCCGACAACGTCAACGCGGAGTGGGACGGCGGGTTGACGCCTGCCGCCGACACCTCCGGATCGGATACGCCGGCGGCCGTGACGAACCGTCCGGGGCGTTCCCTCGACACCGACCATCCCGCCAGCGGCACCTGA
- a CDS encoding DUF3349 domain-containing protein: MIAPVNNKFSLRSVLDWLRAGYPEGIPAKDHFALLAVLGRRLTDEEISEIIELSIATAHEHPDRHVDYDTLQKIIAGVLREEPTEEDIERVTEHLVAGGWPVVDSDAAASTDDRQDASDSEH, translated from the coding sequence GTGATCGCACCGGTGAACAACAAGTTTTCGCTCCGCTCGGTCCTGGACTGGCTTCGTGCCGGTTACCCGGAGGGAATTCCTGCCAAGGACCATTTCGCGCTGCTCGCCGTACTCGGACGTCGGCTGACGGACGAGGAGATCAGCGAGATCATCGAGCTGTCCATCGCGACCGCACACGAGCATCCGGATCGGCACGTCGACTACGACACCCTCCAGAAGATCATTGCCGGGGTGCTCCGTGAGGAACCCACCGAAGAAGACATCGAGCGGGTCACCGAACATCTCGTGGCGGGCGGGTGGCCCGTCGTCGATTCCGATGCGGCGGCGTCCACCGACGACCGTCAGGACGCGTCCGACAGCGAGCACTGA
- a CDS encoding DUF3349 domain-containing protein: protein MSLPPFLSSIVDWLRAGYPNGVPEQDYVPLFALLTRRLSEDEVDVVAAALVEHGDLPISKTDIQVLITKITNEMPLESDVDRVRTHLAEGGWPLAGPRP, encoded by the coding sequence GTGAGCCTGCCTCCTTTCCTCTCCTCGATCGTCGACTGGTTGCGCGCCGGATACCCCAACGGTGTCCCGGAGCAGGACTACGTGCCGCTGTTCGCGTTGCTGACCCGCCGCCTGTCCGAGGACGAGGTGGACGTGGTCGCCGCGGCCCTCGTCGAGCACGGGGACCTTCCGATCTCCAAGACCGACATCCAGGTGCTGATCACGAAGATCACCAACGAGATGCCGCTCGAGTCGGACGTGGACCGGGTGCGCACCCATCTCGCGGAGGGTGGCTGGCCGCTCGCCGGACCCCGGCCCTGA